The following proteins are co-located in the Paroedura picta isolate Pp20150507F chromosome 18, Ppicta_v3.0, whole genome shotgun sequence genome:
- the RFX7 gene encoding DNA-binding protein RFX7: MADEQPPPAPEPASAGAPAAALPALVPGLQASEASALQHKIKTSICKTVQSKVDCILQEVEKFTDLQKLYLYLQLPSGPSNGERSDQLSVSSSRAQQTHAFSWIRNTLEEHPETSLPKQEVYDEYKSYCDNLGYPSLSAADFGKIMKNVFPNMKARRLGTRGKSKYCYSGLRKKALVQMPTLPNLDFHKTGDGLEGAESAGHLQKADEEVVSAACQLVCEWAQKVLSQPFDSVLDLARFLLKSHYIGTKSVAALTVMAAAPAGMKGLPQPSAFVPTAESHSFQPQVKTLPSPIDAKQQLQRKIQRKQQEQKLQSPLPGEAPAKKAESAGGNGVAGLSNGSPAILSPQPIGIVVAAVPSPITVPRSRQLVTSPSPVSASEGKVLPLNVQVVTQHMQSVKQTPKTPQNVPASPVGDRSARHRYPQILPKPAHSNAALTIRSPTTVLFTSSPIKTVVPAQHRNVVRMTAISLAPTSTSTSTSSTPAKPPPAAEEPRSVPQIKNGSVVSLQLPAPRAGGGASASTSVEVKREPEAAADDHLPQGQENPDSSKAAKGALSTPVTPLRRHEAEPPKAANEEALGEATSVCSLRAEEAGRKGLARPADAGLVPSPDAGPGPHTPATTPQTFSNAHSSPSSDKPSSKSPRKRPALAPPESQLPPAKKLLGGVAPAVGPDVAAKGNSGARPLQRVASLANADGPAALGQVPHKVTIKVSTAAPHGLGAGCPLDADLILTASDPALGQQLAAAVPSLQVKLEGNLLILENAPQPEGGLHPDVWQQLVKSATFAPVTGPQQPQQPQQQPQQQPQPEEDLGVLTLAGPSDPEEAEKPAWEPGPFDGLPEAAYGQPLQGQGPEGGQAQPPSHFPLQPVLKGLEDAAAQPRESFFSFEDDLTQDSIVEELVLMEEQMSLGGGHPYGSCLGIALQNPGVGQGAALSAHPGSAHFYHPLHNSGTPVHTPTPTPTPTPTPTPTPTSEIIAGSQGVSRESPCSRLAPTTPVDSALGSSRHTPIGTPHSNCSSSVPPSPVECRNPFAFTPISSSMAYHDASIVSSSPVKPMQRPMATHPDKTKLEWMNAGYGGVSHPSGSSHSLLPSYQELVEDRFRKPHAFAVPGQSAQAQPRHHDAHFGRVTPVSPVSSTKQEGFAVPAPLDGKGAPSSHGSSGSGSSFRCRSVSPAIHRQRNLSGSNPAPGPPCPTCPAASVPCPGGPPFGSPLAPEAHAPFAGVPGDTSASALAQRSQSVPLTVMMQSAFPSAPSKQASSKKMINVLLHKLDSEGDDAMRGLGVNNLPSNYTARMNLTQILETSSGFPSANGQNLLNASPAMFEFQAPSYLTKSGGGSSTEQVAFPSGEIQAQPESAEPSLDFSGTVKDLLGEEGLPPAPPPLGSQVATDLGSVASVFSSDLRLTSDLSGSISDLNTLDPSLLFDPAHQQCPDDEATLEELKNDPLFQQICNESMNSIASAGFDWMESKDHPAVEMLG, from the exons CAAGAAGTTGAGAAGTTTACAGACCTACAGAAACTCTACCTCTACCTTCAACTGCCTTCTGGCCCCAGCAATGGCGAGAGAAG TGATCAGCTGTCCGTGTCATCCAGCCGCGCCCAACAAACGCACGCCTTTTCCTGGATCCGGAACACCCTGGAGGAGCACCCTGAGACCTCCCTGCCCAAGCAGGAGGTGTATGATGAGTACAA gagcTACTGCGACAATCTTGGCTACCCCTCCCTAAGTGCTGCTGACTTCGGGAAGATCATGAAGAACGTCTTTCCCAACATGAAGGCCCGCCGCTTGGGCACAAGAGGCAAATCAAA GTATTGCTATAGTGGACTCCGGAAGAAAGCTCTCGTGCAGATGCCAACGCTGCCCAACCTGGACTTCCACAAGACTGGAGATGGG CTGGAAGGCGCGGAGTCGGCCGGGCACCTGCAGAAGGCGGACGAGGAGGTGGTGTCCGCGGCCTGCCAGCTGGTCTGCGAGTGGGCCCAGAAGGTGCTGAGCCAGCCCTTTGATTCTGTCCTGGACCTCGCTCGCTTCCTGCTCAAGAGCCATTACATCGGCACCAAGTCCGTGGCGGCCCTGACCGTGATGGCAGCAGCCCCTGCGG GAATGAAGGGGCTCCCCCAGCCGTCGGCCTTTGTCCCCACCGCAGAGAGCCATTCCTTCCAGCCTCAggtgaagaccctcccctcccccatcgaCGCCAAGCAGCAGCTCCAGCGCAAGATCCAGAGGAAGCAGCAGGAGCAGAAGCTGCAGTCGCCCCTGCCGGGAGAGGCCCCCGCCAAGAAGGCCGAGAGCGCCGGGGGCAACGGGGTGGCCGGCCTGTCCAACGGGAGCCCCGCCATCTTGTCCCCGCAGCCCATCGGGATCGTTGTGGCCGCCGTCCCCAGCCCCATCACG gtgccgaGGAGCAGGCAGCTGGTGACCTCTCCCAGCCCGGTCAGCGCCTCGGAGGGCAAGGTCCTGCCGCTCAATGTCCAGGTGGTGACGCAGCACATGCAGTCGGTCAAGCAGACGCCCAAAACGCCGCAGAACGTCCCGGCCAGCCCCGTGGGGGACCGCTCAGCCCGCCATCGCTACCCCCAGATCCTGCCCAAGCCTGCCCACAGCAACGCAGCGCTCACCATCCGCTCTCCGACGACCGTGCTCTTCACCAGCAGCCCCATCAAGACCGTGGTGCCCGCCCAGCACCGGAACGTGGTGCGGATGACGGCCATCTCCCTGGCccccaccagcaccagcaccagcaccagcagcaccCCCGCcaagcccccgccagccgccgaGGAGCCCAGGAGCGTCCCGCAGATCAAGAACGGCTCCGTCGTGTCCCTGCAGCTGCCAGCGCCCAGGGCGGGGGGCGGAGCCTCAGCCAGCACCTCGGTCGAGGTCAAGAGGGAGCCAGAGGCCGCAGCGGACGACCACCTCCCGCAGGGCCAGGAGAATCCCGACTCCTCCAAGGCCGCGAAGGGAGCTCTGAGCACGCCGGTCACTCCGCTGCGGAGGCACGAAGCCGAGCCCCCAAAAGCCGCCAACGAGGAGGCCCTGGGAGAAGCCACGTCTGTCTGCAGCCTGCGGGCAGAAGAGGCAGGGCGGAAGGGCCTCGCTCGGCCTGCGGACGCCGGCCTGGTCCCTTCTCCGGACGCTGGCCCTGGCCCCCACACTCCTGCCACCACCCCACAGACCTTCTCCAACGCCCACTCCTCTCCGAGCAGCGACAAGCCGTCCTCCAAGAGTCCCCGGAAGAGGCCGGCCCTTGCGCCCCCGGAGTCCCAGCTGCCCCCTGCAAAGAAGCTCCTGGGGGGGGTGGCCCCAGCAGTGGGCCCAGACGTCGCCGCCAAAGGGAACAGCGGTGCCCGGCCCTTGCAGCGGGTGGCGTCTCTGGCCAACGCCGACGGCCCTGCAGCCCTGGGGCAGGTCCCCCACAAGGTgaccatcaaggtcagcactgcAGCCCCCCACGGCCTGGGTGCCGGCTGTCCCCTGGACGCTGACCTCATCCTCACGGCCAGCGATCCCGCCCTGGGGCAGCAGCTGGCCGCAGCCGTGCCCAGCCTGCAAGTGAAGCTGGAGGGGAACTTGCTCATCCTGGAGAATGCCCCACAGCCGGAAGGAGGCCTCCATCCCGACGTGTGGCAGCAGCTGGTCAAGAGCGCCACCTTTGCTCCTGTGACCGGCCCACAGCAGCCTCAACAGCCTCAGCAGCAGCctcagcagcagccgcagccagAGGAGGACCTGGGCGTCCTGACCCTGGCGGGGCCCTCTGACCCAGAGGAAGCGGAGAAGCCTGCCTGGGAGCCGGGGCCCTTTGACGGGTTGCCAGAGGCTGCCTACGGCCAGCCGCTGCAGGGCCAGGGGCCAGAGGGGGGGCAGGCACAGCCTCCCAGCCATTTCCCACTGCAGCCCGTGCTCAAGGGGCTGGAGGATGCGGCCGCACAGCCCAGGGAGAGCTTCTTCTCCTTCGAGGATGACTTGACACAGGACAGCATCGTGGAGGAGCTGGTGCTGATGGAGGAGCAGATGTCCCTGGGCGGCGGCCACCCCTACGGCTCCTGCCTGGGCATCGCGCTCCAGAACCCGGGCGTGGGGCAGGGGGCAGCCCTCTCTGCTCACCCCGGCAGCGCCCACTTCTACCACCCCCTCCACAACAGCGGCACCCCCGTCCACACCCCGACCCCCACGCCCACCCCGACCCCCACGCCCACCCCGACCCCCACCTCGGAGATCATTGCCGGGTCGCAGGGTGTCTCGCGGGAGAGCCCCTGCTCGCGGCTGGCCCCCACCACCCCGGTGGACAGCGCCCTGGGCAGCAGCCGGCACACGCCCATCGGCACGCCCCACTCCAACTGCAGCAGCAGCGTCCCGCCCAGCCCCGTGGAGTGCCGGAACCCCTTCGCCTTCACGCCCATCAGCTCCAGCATGGCCTACCACGACGCGAGCATCGTCTCCAGCAGCCCCGTGAAGCCCATGCAGCGGCCCATGGCCACCCACCCCGACAAGACCAAGCTGGAGTGGATGAACGCCGGGTACGGCGGCGTGAGCCACCCGTCCGGCTCCAGCCACAGCCTGCTGCCCAGCTACCAGGAGCTGGTGGAAGACCGCTTCCGCAAGCCCCACGCCTTCGCCGTGCCCGGGCAGTCCGCGCAGGCCCAGCCCCGGCACCACGATGCCCACTTTGGCCGCGTGACCCCCGTCTCCCCCGTGAGCAGCACCAAGCAGGAGGGCTTTGCGGTCCCTGCGCCCCTCGAcggcaagggagccccctccTCAcacggcagcagcggcagcggcagcagcttcCGGTGCCGGAGCGTGAGCCCCGCCATCCACCGCCAGCGCAACCTGAGCGGCAGCAACCCCGCCCCCGGCCCCCCTTGCCCCACTTGCCCGGCTGCCAGCGTGCCCTGTCCTGGCGGGCCTCCGTTCGGCAGCCCCCTTGCCCCGGAGGCCCACGCGCCCTTTGCCGGCGTCCCGGGGGACACGAGTGCCAGCGCCCTGGCCCAGAGGAGCCAGTCGGTTCCCCTGACGGTGATGATGCAGTCTGCTTTCCCGTCCGCCCCCTCGAAGCAGGCCAGCTCTAAGAAAATGATCAACGTTTTGCTTCACAAGCTCGACTCGGAGGGCGACGATGCGATGCGGGGCCTGGGGGTGAACAACCTGCCTTCCAACTACACGGCCCGGATGAACCTGACCCAGATCCTGGAGACGTCGAGTGGCTTCCCTAGTGCCAACGGCCAGAACCTGCTCAACGCCAGCCCTGCGATGTTTGAGTTCCAGGCCCCAAGTTACCTCACCAAAAGCGGGGGCGGCAGCAGCACGGAGCAGGTTGCTTTCCCTTCGGGCGAGATCCAAGCACAACCGGAGAGCGCGGAGCCCTCGCTGGACTTCAGCGGCACCGTCAAGGACCTCTTGGGGGAGGAGggcctgccccccgcccccccaccgctAGGCAGCCAGGTGGCCACGGACCTGGGCAGCGTGGCCTCCGTCTTCTCCAGCGACCTCCGGCTGACGTCCGACCTCTCGGGTAGCATCAGCGACCTGAACACGCTGGACCCCAGCCTGCTCTTTGACCCGGCCCACCAGCAGTGTCCGGACGACGAGGCGACCCTGGAGGAGCTGAAGAACGACCCCTTGTTCCAGCAGATCTGCAACGAGTCCATGAACTCAATCGCTTCTGCAGGTTTTGACTGGATGGAGAGCAAGGACCATCCTGCCGTGGAGATGTTGGGTTag